In one Leptospira fletcheri genomic region, the following are encoded:
- a CDS encoding methylglyoxal synthase: MQAPNVPETKRIVLIAHDNKKQDLVEWVQLHQSELSRHHLYATGTTGRIVHEKTDLPVHRFLSGPLGGDQQIGAKIVEGEIDVVIFFWDPLTAQPHDPDVKALLRIAVLYNIPIANNRISADYLISSNLLSSSYKRTLIDYSTGLPIY, from the coding sequence ATGCAAGCGCCCAACGTTCCAGAGACGAAACGAATCGTTTTAATCGCTCATGACAATAAGAAACAGGACCTCGTAGAATGGGTGCAGTTGCATCAATCGGAGTTATCTAGACACCATCTTTATGCGACAGGAACGACAGGTCGGATCGTCCACGAGAAAACGGATCTGCCGGTGCATAGATTTTTATCCGGTCCTCTCGGAGGGGACCAGCAGATCGGCGCCAAAATCGTGGAAGGGGAAATCGACGTCGTGATCTTCTTTTGGGATCCTCTTACAGCCCAGCCTCACGACCCGGACGTCAAAGCCTTACTGAGGATCGCAGTATTGTACAATATTCCCATCGCGAATAATCGGATCTCGGCCGACTATCTGATCTCCTCCAACCTTCTCTCTTCCTCTTATAAAAGAACCTTGATCGACTATAGTACGGGTCTTCCGATCTACTGA
- a CDS encoding TonB-dependent receptor, producing MKKSLYSKIRFICSISLLLSSSSLLALDVNLKGFVKDPEGKPIQGASLFLVENRMGAKTGKDGSFEFLHLSPGNYTITITAPNRQPKTVSVELLEQDRSLDIVLQTSLIEGQAINVTAKSAASDFLSAPQPTTVIEGRRLERQRGQNVMSALDNTPGVATLTTGAGTSKPIIRGLTGQRVLVMTDGVRQEEQQFGDDHTVDVDAFNIDRIEIVRGPASVLYGSDALGGVVNIIRSKAPTAKDGAPLLGGTISSNSFSNNKQDATSVSLFGYNKESNFGYRVQTDTRKAGRIDTPKGTLPNTGFKERNVSTSIGTDGSWGNFYVDSFQRFQEQDLYDNPTESPGAKGYQQVTHQKTHVHSFFILPLVNVELDAGYQRNNRREIPDKNRYVPIEKTLFDPTVDNFGKAYAIYQVNQNAVKQGLNLFLDTTTFDAKVHHKEWKGLKGTAGVSGMQQRNSTIGTDALIPSNSLGNIGYFILEEWKLGSLTFTAGARLDRRTMDIRSNPALGVTNQTRNFSAHTGTLGSIWRFAKNFAWTVNVGRGFRAPTAFELFADGVHEGTGRFEIGKSSLTPETSLNYDTSLRFATDRIQTELSVFKNRINHYIYSVSAGAFDPASGLPIYLYRQDSATLQGGEFNVQAQATSWLVLTGGIDLLEGRVRKTVPKEVLLNPGGVNLDSIASDLRTKYLPRMTPNRARLGVRFTAAKFLGITNPYFSVNGTFVQSQYKVDKLETRTAGYNLYDIGFGGEIPGLTNGSESATFDVAVLNVFNKEYVNNLSRYKDYALNPGTNVTFKTTIPFTLISN from the coding sequence ATGAAGAAATCATTATATAGTAAAATACGTTTTATTTGTTCCATATCCCTACTACTTTCGTCGTCGAGCCTCCTGGCGTTGGACGTGAATCTGAAAGGATTCGTAAAAGATCCGGAAGGCAAACCCATACAAGGTGCTTCTCTATTCTTGGTCGAGAATAGGATGGGAGCCAAGACCGGAAAAGACGGAAGTTTCGAATTTCTTCACCTTTCTCCGGGAAATTATACGATCACGATAACGGCGCCGAACCGACAACCCAAGACCGTATCGGTTGAACTCCTGGAGCAGGACAGGTCTCTGGACATAGTACTTCAAACTTCCCTCATAGAAGGTCAAGCCATCAACGTGACCGCCAAATCCGCGGCGTCCGATTTCCTATCCGCTCCCCAGCCGACAACGGTGATCGAAGGGAGACGCCTGGAAAGACAAAGAGGGCAAAACGTGATGTCGGCGCTGGACAATACTCCCGGAGTTGCCACACTCACGACCGGTGCCGGAACCTCAAAACCGATCATACGAGGTCTGACCGGCCAGAGAGTACTGGTGATGACGGACGGGGTACGCCAAGAGGAACAGCAATTCGGCGACGACCATACGGTGGATGTGGACGCTTTCAACATCGATCGGATCGAAATCGTGAGAGGACCCGCTTCCGTCTTGTACGGTTCCGACGCTCTAGGCGGAGTGGTGAACATCATCCGCTCCAAGGCGCCCACGGCCAAGGACGGAGCTCCTCTTTTAGGAGGTACGATTTCTTCGAACAGCTTTTCGAACAACAAACAGGATGCTACGTCCGTTTCCCTCTTCGGATACAATAAGGAATCGAATTTCGGTTATAGAGTCCAAACCGATACCAGAAAGGCGGGGCGGATCGACACGCCCAAAGGAACTCTTCCAAATACCGGCTTTAAGGAAAGAAACGTGAGTACCTCCATAGGAACGGACGGAAGTTGGGGAAATTTCTACGTGGATTCCTTCCAGAGATTCCAGGAGCAGGACTTATACGACAACCCGACCGAGTCTCCGGGAGCGAAAGGGTACCAACAGGTGACCCACCAAAAGACCCATGTTCACTCCTTCTTTATCTTACCCTTGGTCAATGTGGAACTGGATGCCGGTTATCAGCGGAATAATCGAAGAGAGATCCCCGATAAAAACCGTTACGTTCCGATCGAAAAAACCCTTTTTGATCCGACGGTAGACAACTTCGGCAAAGCTTATGCTATCTATCAGGTGAATCAAAACGCGGTCAAACAGGGCCTGAATCTATTTCTGGATACGACCACCTTCGACGCGAAAGTACACCACAAAGAATGGAAAGGTCTAAAAGGAACGGCAGGCGTCTCGGGAATGCAACAAAGAAATAGCACGATCGGAACCGATGCCCTTATCCCTAGCAATTCTCTCGGCAATATTGGTTATTTTATCCTCGAAGAATGGAAACTAGGCAGCCTCACATTCACCGCAGGAGCAAGATTGGATCGACGCACGATGGATATTCGCTCGAATCCGGCCCTCGGAGTTACGAATCAGACCCGAAATTTTTCCGCTCACACCGGAACGTTGGGAAGTATTTGGCGCTTTGCGAAAAACTTTGCTTGGACCGTAAACGTAGGCAGAGGTTTCCGCGCTCCCACCGCTTTCGAATTATTCGCGGACGGGGTCCACGAAGGAACGGGGAGATTCGAGATCGGAAAATCCAGCCTGACTCCGGAAACGTCTCTGAACTACGACACCTCTCTTAGATTCGCGACCGATAGAATCCAGACGGAACTCAGCGTATTCAAAAATAGGATCAATCACTATATCTATTCCGTAAGCGCGGGAGCCTTCGACCCTGCGTCCGGGTTACCGATCTACCTATATAGACAGGATTCTGCGACTTTACAAGGTGGGGAGTTTAACGTTCAGGCACAAGCGACTTCCTGGCTCGTATTGACCGGCGGCATAGACCTACTTGAAGGAAGGGTTCGTAAAACCGTGCCGAAGGAAGTATTGCTGAATCCCGGAGGCGTAAATCTGGACTCCATTGCCTCGGACCTTAGGACGAAATACCTACCGAGGATGACTCCGAACCGGGCAAGACTTGGAGTTAGATTCACCGCGGCCAAATTTTTAGGCATCACGAATCCTTACTTTTCCGTCAACGGAACCTTTGTGCAGTCCCAATACAAGGTGGACAAACTGGAAACCCGTACCGCCGGCTACAATCTGTACGACATAGGTTTCGGGGGAGAAATCCCGGGATTGACGAACGGATCCGAATCCGCCACCTTCGATGTCGCCGTACTAAACGTATTCAATAAGGAATACGTAAATAACCTCAGCCGCTATAAGGATTATGCTTTGAATCCGGGAACGAACGTCACGTTCAAAACGACGATTCCCTTCACATTGATATCGAACTAA